One Nocardia iowensis DNA window includes the following coding sequences:
- a CDS encoding Fpg/Nei family DNA glycosylase, whose amino-acid sequence MPEGPTLHRLAKLHQRRLAGGVVRVYSPQGKFAAGAALVDGQVLTRAEALGKHLLHHYESGLVVHVHLGLYGKFSESELPMGEPVGQVRMRMIGMPNGRPGFGTDLRGPTACEVLLEPEVFALTERLGPDPLRRGADPDRAWQRIRRSSRPIGSLLMDQRVVAGVGNIYRAEVLFRHQISPYRPGTAVSADEWGEMWADLVALMKVSVRVGKIVVIRPEDDHGEPSYAPDRPRTYVYRRQGSLCRLCGTPIAYAVMEARNLFWCPTCQPD is encoded by the coding sequence GTGCCTGAAGGACCTACGCTGCACCGTCTCGCGAAGCTGCACCAGCGGCGGCTCGCGGGCGGTGTGGTGCGCGTGTACAGCCCGCAGGGCAAGTTCGCCGCCGGGGCCGCCCTGGTAGACGGGCAGGTCCTGACCCGGGCCGAGGCGCTGGGCAAACATCTGCTGCACCACTACGAGTCGGGTCTGGTCGTGCACGTGCACCTCGGCCTGTACGGGAAGTTCTCCGAGTCGGAGCTGCCGATGGGCGAGCCGGTCGGGCAGGTGCGGATGCGGATGATCGGAATGCCGAACGGGCGCCCCGGCTTCGGCACCGATCTGCGCGGCCCCACCGCCTGCGAAGTTCTGCTCGAGCCAGAGGTTTTCGCGCTGACCGAACGGCTCGGCCCCGACCCGTTGCGGCGCGGTGCCGATCCCGATCGCGCCTGGCAGCGCATTCGCCGTTCGAGCAGGCCGATCGGCTCACTGCTGATGGATCAGCGGGTGGTCGCCGGAGTCGGCAACATCTACCGCGCGGAAGTGCTTTTCCGGCACCAGATTTCGCCTTACCGGCCGGGCACCGCGGTCTCGGCCGACGAATGGGGCGAGATGTGGGCCGATCTGGTGGCGCTGATGAAGGTGAGCGTGCGGGTCGGCAAGATCGTCGTCATCCGGCCCGAGGACGACCACGGTGAGCCGTCGTACGCGCCGGATCGTCCCCGCACCTACGTGTACCGCCGGCAAGGATCGCTGTGCCGTCTGTGCGGCACGCCGATCGCCTATGCCGTGATGGAGGCGCGAAACCTCTTCTGGTGCCCCACCTGTCAGCCGGACTAG
- a CDS encoding GGDEF domain-containing protein, with amino-acid sequence MSMDIEPPVAAMARAWARAVCAEPGSGAAPHQLEPVLIEIVERLLTLARSEPFPVPEARMLGARLAEAPFDRIRMLAQATRWLLGFPSGAPGSLVATRWPFVASQAIDSYAQALQERALAQQEQNLSAKVSLRVQEIAALQHRLRHEATHDALTDLANRTLLQDRVRLMSTDPNRGVGLLLIDLDRFKQINDGYGHAIGDEVLVELANRLREVCPPDTVICRYGGDEFVLAVNPPHNTLGDLAHRIVSALRDPVWSTAGPVPVSASVGTAYCPPGSECDFSDLLRRADRAMYSAKTAGGRRFALADEPEIDTAVAG; translated from the coding sequence ATGTCGATGGATATCGAGCCCCCCGTCGCCGCGATGGCCCGCGCCTGGGCCCGCGCGGTGTGCGCCGAGCCGGGTTCCGGCGCGGCGCCCCATCAGCTGGAACCGGTACTGATCGAAATCGTCGAGCGCCTGCTCACGCTGGCCAGGTCCGAGCCGTTCCCGGTGCCCGAGGCACGGATGCTCGGCGCCAGGCTCGCCGAGGCGCCGTTCGACCGCATCCGGATGCTGGCGCAGGCCACCAGGTGGCTGCTCGGCTTCCCCTCCGGCGCGCCCGGCTCGCTGGTCGCCACCCGCTGGCCGTTCGTCGCGAGCCAGGCGATCGACAGCTATGCCCAGGCGTTGCAGGAACGCGCGCTGGCGCAGCAGGAGCAGAACCTTTCGGCCAAGGTGTCGCTACGCGTACAGGAGATCGCCGCGCTGCAACACCGGCTGCGGCACGAGGCGACCCACGACGCGCTCACCGATCTGGCCAACCGGACGCTGCTGCAGGATCGGGTGCGGCTGATGTCGACCGATCCGAACCGCGGCGTCGGGCTGCTGCTGATCGACCTGGACCGGTTCAAGCAGATCAACGACGGCTACGGGCACGCGATCGGCGACGAGGTGCTCGTCGAGTTGGCCAACCGGCTGCGTGAGGTGTGCCCGCCGGACACGGTGATCTGCCGGTACGGCGGCGACGAATTCGTGCTCGCGGTGAACCCGCCGCACAACACGCTCGGCGATCTCGCCCATCGGATCGTGTCCGCACTACGCGACCCGGTGTGGTCGACCGCGGGCCCGGTGCCGGTCTCGGCGAGCGTCGGCACCGCCTACTGCCCGCCGGGCAGCGAGTGCGACTTCAGCGATCTGCTACGCCGCGCCGACCGCGCGATGTACTCGGCGAAGACGGCGGGCGGACGACGGTTCGCGCTGGCCGACGAACCGGAGATCGATACGGCCGTCGCAGGCTGA
- the hspQ gene encoding heat shock protein HspQ, whose product MTQAKFGIGDRVRHVSLGRYGVVVGVDTEYSPAHDANDLSLNPDVRDSPWYRVTMEDDEQGESVDTYLSEAQLDAES is encoded by the coding sequence ATGACGCAAGCCAAATTCGGCATCGGCGATCGAGTCCGCCACGTGTCCCTCGGCCGCTACGGCGTCGTCGTCGGTGTCGACACGGAGTACTCACCGGCGCACGACGCCAACGACCTCAGCCTCAACCCGGACGTGCGCGACAGCCCGTGGTATCGAGTGACGATGGAGGACGACGAGCAGGGCGAGTCGGTCGACACCTACCTGTCCGAAGCCCAGCTGGACGCCGAGAGCTGA
- a CDS encoding trans-aconitate 2-methyltransferase: MWDPKKYLDFADHRARPFFELIARIDAEKPRRVVDLGCGPGNLTGVLADRWPGAHLDALDSSPEMVQEAKQRGIAARVLDVHDWQPDPETDVVVCNAVLQWVPDHLALLAEWLPALPAGAWFAMQVPGNFDAPSHREIRALATEPRWRSELAEIALRSADAVPTPAEYATVLAVDDIAVDVWETTYLQRLSGPDPVLEWVTGTALRPIRAALDDEDWREFRTELAPRLRVAYPARSDGTTWFPFRRIFAVANKPSA, from the coding sequence ATGTGGGATCCGAAGAAGTATCTCGACTTCGCCGACCACCGAGCACGCCCGTTCTTCGAGCTCATCGCCCGCATCGATGCCGAGAAACCACGCCGCGTAGTCGATTTGGGCTGTGGACCGGGCAACCTCACCGGCGTGCTCGCCGACCGATGGCCCGGTGCCCATCTGGACGCGCTCGACTCCTCCCCGGAGATGGTGCAGGAGGCCAAGCAGCGAGGGATCGCCGCCCGAGTCCTCGACGTCCATGACTGGCAGCCGGACCCCGAGACCGACGTGGTCGTCTGCAACGCTGTCCTGCAATGGGTTCCGGACCACCTGGCGCTGCTCGCCGAGTGGCTTCCCGCCCTGCCCGCCGGCGCCTGGTTCGCCATGCAGGTGCCCGGCAACTTCGACGCACCGTCGCACCGGGAAATCCGCGCGCTGGCCACCGAGCCACGCTGGCGGTCCGAGCTGGCCGAGATCGCGCTGCGCAGCGCCGACGCCGTTCCCACGCCCGCCGAGTACGCGACGGTGCTCGCGGTCGACGACATCGCCGTCGACGTCTGGGAAACCACCTACCTGCAACGGCTTTCGGGACCGGACCCGGTGCTGGAATGGGTGACCGGCACCGCGCTGCGTCCGATCCGTGCCGCCTTGGACGACGAGGACTGGCGCGAATTCCGCACCGAGCTCGCGCCCCGCCTGCGCGTCGCGTATCCGGCCAGGTCCGACGGCACCACCTGGTTCCCGTTCCGCCGTATTTTCGCGGTCGCCAACAAGCCTTCAGCCTGA
- a CDS encoding TetR/AcrR family transcriptional regulator, with amino-acid sequence MESDPDAALLTRRQPAEITDKRLLRGAKTRQTVLRHAVDIASLDGLAGLSFGGLATEAGLSKAGIQTLFKTKEALQLAAIDYAREMFVEAVIEPARPAPQGVARLRALVESWLAYAEGPLFAGGCFWVANAPEQDSRPGPVRDAVFRDRRAWVHTLERELRHAVTAGEIAELDAGLAAFQIDAVLCATNTALRIGDEEAMHRARRIVESFLTPP; translated from the coding sequence ATGGAAAGTGATCCCGACGCCGCGCTGCTCACCCGGCGCCAGCCCGCCGAGATCACCGACAAACGCCTGCTCCGCGGGGCGAAGACGCGGCAGACGGTGCTGCGGCACGCGGTCGACATCGCCTCGCTCGACGGGCTGGCGGGATTGAGCTTCGGCGGGCTCGCCACCGAGGCGGGATTGAGCAAGGCGGGCATCCAGACGCTGTTCAAGACGAAGGAAGCCTTGCAATTGGCTGCCATCGACTACGCACGTGAGATGTTCGTCGAGGCGGTGATCGAACCGGCCCGGCCCGCGCCGCAGGGCGTCGCCCGGCTGCGGGCGCTGGTCGAGAGCTGGCTGGCCTATGCCGAGGGTCCACTGTTCGCCGGTGGCTGCTTCTGGGTCGCGAACGCACCGGAGCAGGACAGCAGACCAGGGCCGGTGCGCGACGCGGTATTCCGCGACCGGCGGGCCTGGGTGCACACGCTCGAACGGGAACTGCGGCACGCGGTGACGGCAGGCGAAATCGCCGAACTCGACGCGGGACTCGCCGCGTTCCAGATCGACGCCGTGCTCTGCGCGACCAATACTGCGCTGCGCATCGGAGACGAGGAAGCCATGCACCGAGCACGTCGCATTGTCGAGAGTTTCCTTACTCCACCCTGA
- a CDS encoding serine hydrolase domain-containing protein, producing MPLASPDGAPGAVHMLIDDRFTAVAAKFFAMFRRKRQGGGAFAVYLNGAPVLDIWAGWADSDRRWRADTMALSYSTGKGVAATVAHRLAERGVLDYDAPVATYWPEFAANGKADITVRDVLNHRAGLQRTRGLLDDPADLLDHDAMAAAIAASAPDPLRLRASGYHGLTFGTLVAEIAQRATGRGFPEVVRTELAEPLGDNDFWFGVAPHQRHRLAKLSPRLGIARVPFDRMIAPFASLRAVHSARGAVYDGWADMTLGQQPYDAMMPGWNGVFTARSLAKMYGAIANDGMVGHRRLLRPETTRLIAQMPPNGRFDYVLGAAPHFALGYHRGIVGTRLTRRALGHFGIGGSGALAMPGLGLSVAFVTNHLGNHAMSLGDARLPVLAALSQRAARGVKDTGGLPDTLDVAVG from the coding sequence ATGCCGTTAGCGAGCCCAGACGGCGCGCCCGGCGCCGTGCACATGCTCATCGACGACCGCTTCACCGCCGTGGCCGCGAAGTTCTTCGCCATGTTCCGGCGCAAGCGGCAGGGTGGCGGCGCCTTCGCGGTCTACTTGAACGGCGCTCCGGTGCTCGACATCTGGGCGGGCTGGGCGGACAGCGACCGACGGTGGCGGGCCGACACCATGGCGCTGTCGTATTCGACCGGCAAGGGCGTCGCCGCGACGGTCGCGCACCGGCTCGCCGAACGCGGCGTGCTCGACTACGACGCACCGGTGGCGACCTACTGGCCCGAGTTCGCGGCGAATGGCAAGGCGGACATCACCGTTCGCGACGTGCTGAACCATCGGGCCGGACTGCAGCGCACCCGCGGCCTGCTCGACGACCCGGCGGATCTGCTCGACCACGATGCCATGGCCGCCGCCATCGCCGCCTCCGCACCCGATCCGCTGCGGTTGCGCGCGTCCGGGTACCACGGCCTCACCTTCGGCACCCTCGTCGCGGAGATCGCGCAGCGGGCGACCGGGCGCGGCTTCCCCGAGGTGGTGCGGACCGAGCTCGCGGAACCGCTGGGCGACAACGACTTCTGGTTCGGCGTCGCACCGCACCAGCGCCACCGGCTGGCCAAGCTGTCGCCGCGGCTCGGCATCGCGCGGGTGCCGTTCGACCGGATGATCGCGCCGTTCGCCTCGTTGCGGGCGGTGCACTCGGCACGCGGCGCGGTCTACGACGGCTGGGCCGATATGACCCTCGGCCAGCAGCCCTATGACGCGATGATGCCTGGCTGGAACGGTGTTTTCACCGCGCGGTCATTGGCCAAGATGTACGGCGCCATCGCCAACGACGGCATGGTCGGTCATCGCCGCCTGCTGCGGCCGGAGACCACCCGCTTGATCGCGCAGATGCCGCCGAACGGCCGGTTCGACTATGTGCTCGGCGCCGCACCGCATTTCGCGCTCGGCTACCACCGCGGGATCGTCGGCACCCGGCTGACCCGGCGGGCGTTGGGGCACTTCGGTATCGGCGGTTCGGGTGCTCTCGCCATGCCGGGACTCGGGCTTTCGGTGGCCTTTGTCACCAATCACCTGGGCAACCACGCGATGTCACTGGGCGATGCGCGGCTGCCGGTGCTTGCCGCGCTCTCCCAGCGGGCCGCCAGAGGGGTGAAAGATACCGGCGGACTGCCGGATACGCTCGACGTCGCGGTCGGCTGA
- a CDS encoding glycosyltransferase, which yields MSASAVNSPIRTPELVSVIIPVYNGLPDLDVQLAGLAEQDYQGPFEVIISDNEPSATLRAHIDSHPLADRLRLRYLDSSDRPGGPYARNNGAAAASGDFLVFTDQDDRAHPGWLSALVRAAADYDAVGGALENTTLNSPEVATWRPVPPPEIGFPTHYLPFAHGNNAGYWRAAFEKIGGFDESLDPGEDMDISWRVQQAGLTLGHVPDAMMAYRLRSTHQAVWKQAVVYGHAATNVFVKHAPLGCPRPPLSETWTRFAIVVRHNPWIRLTRNRIPRGQWLLHTGVLVGRIQASFRHRKFYL from the coding sequence ATGTCGGCCTCTGCTGTCAACTCACCGATCAGAACGCCCGAATTAGTTTCGGTAATCATTCCGGTCTACAACGGGCTGCCAGATCTGGACGTGCAGTTGGCCGGGCTGGCCGAGCAGGACTACCAGGGCCCGTTCGAGGTGATCATCAGCGACAACGAGCCGAGCGCCACGCTGCGCGCGCACATCGACAGCCACCCCCTCGCCGATCGGCTGCGGCTGCGCTACCTCGACAGTTCGGACCGGCCGGGCGGCCCCTACGCCCGCAACAACGGCGCCGCCGCGGCATCGGGTGACTTCCTCGTCTTCACCGACCAGGACGACCGCGCGCACCCCGGCTGGCTCAGCGCACTGGTCCGGGCCGCCGCCGACTACGACGCGGTCGGCGGGGCACTGGAGAACACGACACTGAACAGCCCAGAGGTCGCGACCTGGCGTCCCGTGCCGCCACCGGAGATCGGCTTCCCCACCCACTATCTGCCGTTCGCGCACGGCAACAACGCGGGCTACTGGCGCGCCGCCTTCGAGAAGATCGGCGGCTTCGACGAAAGCCTCGATCCCGGCGAGGACATGGACATTTCGTGGCGCGTCCAGCAGGCGGGCCTGACCCTCGGCCACGTGCCGGACGCGATGATGGCCTATCGCTTGCGCTCGACCCATCAGGCGGTGTGGAAGCAAGCGGTGGTCTACGGGCACGCCGCGACCAATGTGTTCGTCAAGCACGCTCCGCTCGGCTGCCCTCGGCCGCCACTGAGCGAGACCTGGACGCGATTCGCGATCGTGGTGCGGCACAACCCGTGGATTCGGCTGACCAGGAATCGGATTCCGCGCGGGCAGTGGCTGCTGCATACCGGCGTGCTGGTCGGGCGGATACAGGCCAGTTTCCGGCACCGCAAGTTCTATTTGTAA
- a CDS encoding polynucleotide kinase-phosphatase: MAELSVPELSLVVLIGSTGSGKSTFARKHFRSTAVVSSDACRGVVSDDENDQTATPEAFALLHHIAGVRLRRGLRTVVDATNVQAKSRQELIAVARAHDVLPVAIVLDVPDSVCLERNSARPDRASLGAHVVARQQRELRRSLRGLEREGFRKVYVLRGVAEIEAATIVDEKAWNDKRELTGPFDVIGDVHGCRAELETLLGELGYVLDRDDAGRAIGARHPAGRTAVFVGDLVDRGPDTPGVLRLVMGMVAAGTALCVTGNHENKLVRALDGKQVRVAHGLAESLAQLAAEDEVFRKAAHEFCRGLVSHYVLDGGKLVVAHAGLKEEYHGRASGRVRSFAMYGETTGETDEYGLPVRYPWANDYRGRATVLYGHTPVLDLQWVNNTLCLDTGVVFGGRLSALRYPEREPVSVAAETVWYEPVRPLAATTISTAEGVVHRDPGVLDLDDVIGRRVVETRYHGRVGVQEENACAALEVMSRFAIDPRWLVYLPPTMAPCATSDLPGYLEHPAEAFAYYRAEGVNQLVCEEKHMGSRAVVLVARSAQAARDRFGVEDGGTGVIYTRTGRPFFDDPEHTEALLARLRAAADTAGLFDELHSDWLLLDAELMPWSAKAIGLLRNQYAAVGAAARSALGATAEVLAAAAERGLDVADLAGRTGKRKDDAAAFTAAYGRYCWPVDGMAGLRLAPFQILAAEGANHAVREHDWHLALIDRLVAADTELCAPTGRMFVDLTDPAGTDAATRWWTELTAAGGEGMVVKPRQALVRGAPKAEGATGRLVQPGVKCRGPEYLRIIYGPEYLREANLDRLRNRGLGRKRSMALREYALGLEALDRLAAGEPLWRVHEAVFAVLALESEPVDPRL; the protein is encoded by the coding sequence ATGGCGGAGCTTTCGGTACCCGAACTTTCCCTGGTGGTGTTGATCGGCAGCACCGGCTCGGGCAAGTCGACCTTCGCGCGCAAGCACTTCCGGTCGACCGCTGTGGTCTCCTCCGACGCCTGCCGCGGCGTCGTCAGCGACGACGAGAACGACCAGACGGCGACGCCGGAGGCGTTCGCGCTGCTGCACCACATCGCGGGCGTCCGGCTGCGGCGCGGACTGCGCACGGTCGTCGACGCGACCAACGTGCAGGCCAAGTCGCGACAGGAGCTCATCGCGGTGGCGCGGGCGCACGACGTGCTGCCGGTGGCAATCGTGCTCGATGTCCCGGATTCGGTGTGCCTGGAACGTAATTCGGCGCGCCCGGACCGGGCGTCCCTCGGCGCGCACGTGGTCGCCAGGCAGCAGCGCGAACTGCGGCGCAGCCTGCGCGGACTGGAGCGGGAGGGCTTCCGCAAGGTGTACGTGCTGCGCGGGGTGGCCGAGATCGAGGCCGCGACCATCGTCGACGAGAAGGCCTGGAACGACAAGCGAGAGCTCACCGGGCCGTTCGACGTGATCGGTGACGTGCACGGCTGCCGGGCCGAATTGGAAACGCTGCTCGGCGAACTCGGCTATGTCCTCGACCGCGACGACGCGGGGCGCGCGATCGGCGCGCGGCATCCGGCGGGCCGCACCGCGGTGTTCGTCGGCGACCTGGTCGACCGCGGTCCGGACACCCCCGGGGTGCTGCGGCTGGTGATGGGTATGGTGGCGGCGGGAACCGCGCTGTGCGTCACCGGGAATCACGAGAACAAGCTGGTGCGTGCCCTCGACGGCAAGCAGGTGCGGGTGGCGCACGGGCTGGCCGAGTCGCTGGCCCAGCTGGCAGCCGAGGACGAGGTCTTCCGCAAGGCGGCACACGAATTCTGTCGCGGCCTGGTCAGCCACTATGTACTCGACGGCGGCAAGCTCGTCGTCGCGCACGCTGGGCTGAAGGAGGAGTACCACGGCCGCGCGTCAGGGCGGGTGCGATCCTTCGCGATGTATGGCGAAACCACCGGGGAGACAGACGAATACGGCCTACCGGTGCGGTATCCGTGGGCCAATGACTATCGCGGCCGCGCGACGGTGCTGTACGGGCACACCCCGGTGCTCGACCTCCAGTGGGTGAACAACACGCTGTGCCTGGACACCGGTGTGGTGTTCGGCGGCAGGCTGTCCGCGCTGCGTTATCCGGAGCGTGAGCCGGTTTCGGTGGCGGCGGAAACGGTGTGGTACGAACCGGTGCGGCCATTGGCGGCTACTACCATCAGCACCGCCGAGGGCGTGGTGCACCGGGATCCCGGCGTGCTGGATCTGGATGACGTGATCGGCCGCCGCGTCGTGGAAACCCGCTATCACGGGCGAGTCGGTGTGCAGGAGGAAAACGCCTGCGCCGCACTGGAAGTGATGAGCCGGTTCGCGATCGATCCGCGCTGGCTGGTGTATCTGCCGCCGACCATGGCGCCGTGTGCGACCTCGGATCTGCCGGGGTATCTGGAACACCCGGCGGAGGCGTTCGCGTATTACCGCGCCGAGGGGGTCAACCAGCTCGTGTGCGAGGAAAAGCACATGGGCTCGCGGGCGGTGGTCCTGGTGGCCAGGTCCGCGCAGGCCGCCCGGGACCGATTCGGCGTCGAGGACGGCGGCACCGGGGTGATCTACACGCGCACCGGACGCCCGTTCTTCGACGATCCCGAGCACACCGAGGCCTTACTGGCTCGCCTGCGGGCGGCGGCCGACACCGCGGGGTTGTTCGACGAGCTACACAGCGATTGGCTGCTGCTCGACGCCGAGTTGATGCCGTGGTCGGCGAAGGCGATCGGTCTGTTGCGCAACCAGTACGCCGCCGTCGGCGCGGCGGCACGGTCGGCGCTCGGCGCCACCGCCGAGGTGCTTGCCGCGGCGGCGGAACGCGGACTGGATGTCGCCGACCTGGCTGGCCGCACCGGGAAGCGCAAGGACGATGCGGCGGCGTTCACGGCTGCCTATGGCCGCTATTGCTGGCCGGTCGATGGCATGGCCGGTCTTCGGCTCGCGCCGTTCCAGATCCTGGCTGCCGAGGGGGCGAATCACGCGGTCCGCGAGCATGATTGGCATCTGGCGTTGATCGATCGGCTGGTCGCGGCCGACACCGAGCTGTGTGCCCCGACGGGACGCATGTTCGTCGATCTGACCGACCCGGCCGGGACGGATGCGGCCACCAGGTGGTGGACCGAGCTCACCGCGGCGGGTGGTGAGGGCATGGTGGTCAAGCCACGGCAGGCACTGGTTCGGGGCGCACCGAAGGCCGAGGGCGCGACCGGCAGGCTGGTCCAGCCCGGCGTGAAATGCCGTGGGCCCGAATATCTCCGGATCATCTACGGTCCGGAATACCTGCGCGAGGCCAACCTGGACCGGCTGCGCAACCGCGGACTCGGGCGCAAACGATCGATGGCGTTGCGCGAGTACGCCCTTGGCCTGGAGGCGCTTGACCGGTTGGCCGCGGGCGAACCGCTGTGGCGGGTCCACGAAGCCGTTTTCGCAGTTCTCGCGCTGGAATCCGAACCGGTCGACCCCCGATTGTGA
- a CDS encoding 3' terminal RNA ribose 2'-O-methyltransferase Hen1, translated as MLLTITCTPPDGAAWPATDLGFLLHKNPDRVQAFEQSYGTAHVVYPEATASRCTAALVLEVDPIRLVRGRSRGTADFSLGQYVNDRPYAASSLLSVAIGAVFRTALHGRCTLRPELALTALPLRIELPAVPCKGGPEVAERMFAPLGWTVRATPLPLDPAFPDWGDSHHLRLVLSGTVRLADALSHLYVLLPVLDGSKHYWLAADEVDKLIRAGGGWLAEHPERGLITRRYLARRQSLVRTALARLAELDEVEPEQLDAVEVDATEAGIDTAFATPEVTVAEDSATGTGGEVVGATDGHDEVDTTSRTPSLAVTRRTAVLATLHEVGARRVLDLGCGEGVLLRELLADKTFTEIVGVDVSMRALRIAERKLRIDRLPERVAQRLTLRQGALTYTDARLRGYDAAVLMEVIEHIDLPRLSALEHAVFAAAAPGAVVVTTPNAEFNGQFERLTAGAFRHADHRFEWTRAEFAAWADAVAARNGYSVRFVPIGVPDAEVGAPTQMAVFTKSESTSTVTSTREGAA; from the coding sequence ATGCTCCTCACGATCACCTGCACGCCACCGGACGGCGCCGCCTGGCCGGCGACCGACCTCGGATTCTTGCTGCACAAGAATCCCGACCGGGTGCAGGCGTTCGAACAGTCCTACGGCACAGCGCATGTCGTGTACCCGGAGGCGACGGCCAGCCGATGCACCGCGGCACTGGTGCTCGAGGTCGATCCGATCCGGCTGGTGCGCGGACGTTCCCGTGGCACAGCGGATTTCAGCCTCGGCCAGTACGTCAACGATCGGCCGTACGCGGCGTCGTCGCTGTTGTCGGTAGCGATCGGGGCGGTGTTCCGCACCGCGCTGCACGGGCGCTGCACGCTGCGTCCGGAGCTGGCGCTGACGGCGCTGCCGTTGCGCATCGAACTGCCCGCGGTGCCGTGCAAGGGTGGGCCGGAGGTGGCAGAGCGGATGTTCGCGCCACTGGGATGGACGGTGCGCGCCACTCCCCTGCCGTTGGATCCGGCATTTCCGGACTGGGGCGACTCGCACCACCTGCGGCTCGTGTTGAGCGGCACCGTGCGACTGGCCGACGCGCTGTCGCACCTCTATGTTCTGCTGCCGGTGTTGGACGGGTCCAAGCACTACTGGCTGGCCGCGGATGAGGTCGACAAGCTGATCCGGGCGGGTGGCGGGTGGCTGGCCGAGCACCCGGAGCGGGGGTTGATCACGCGGCGGTATCTGGCTCGGCGGCAGTCGCTGGTGCGGACCGCGCTGGCTCGACTGGCCGAATTGGATGAGGTGGAGCCGGAGCAGTTGGACGCGGTGGAGGTGGATGCTACCGAGGCGGGTATCGACACAGCCTTCGCGACACCGGAAGTGACCGTTGCCGAGGACAGCGCTACCGGCACTGGTGGAGAAGTCGTCGGCGCGACCGATGGGCACGACGAAGTCGACACCACGTCGCGCACACCGTCTTTGGCGGTTACTCGACGGACCGCAGTGCTGGCGACACTGCATGAGGTCGGCGCGCGGCGGGTGCTCGATCTCGGCTGCGGCGAGGGCGTGCTACTGCGGGAGCTGCTGGCGGACAAGACATTCACCGAGATCGTCGGTGTGGACGTTTCGATGCGGGCGTTGCGCATCGCCGAACGCAAACTGCGGATCGACCGGCTGCCCGAACGGGTGGCGCAGCGGCTGACCCTGCGACAGGGCGCGCTCACCTACACCGACGCCCGGCTGCGCGGCTACGACGCGGCGGTGCTGATGGAGGTCATCGAACACATCGATTTGCCACGGCTGAGCGCGCTCGAGCACGCGGTGTTCGCGGCGGCCGCACCGGGCGCGGTGGTCGTCACGACGCCCAACGCGGAGTTCAATGGACAGTTCGAGAGATTGACGGCCGGTGCGTTCCGGCACGCCGACCATCGGTTCGAATGGACCCGTGCGGAATTCGCGGCGTGGGCCGACGCGGTGGCGGCCCGGAACGGATATTCCGTGCGGTTCGTGCCGATCGGCGTGCCCGATGCCGAGGTCGGGGCACCGACGCAAATGGCCGTGTTCACTAAGTCCGAATCGACCAGCACAGTGACATCGACAAGGGAAGGAGCGGCCTGA
- a CDS encoding glycosyltransferase: MSASAVSARKPELVSVIIPVFNGLPELDEQLAALAEQDYPGPYEVLVSDNGSSDGLAEHIDGHPLTEALRLRYVDSSATQGPSYARNNGAALADGDFLAFVDQDDRVHPGWLSAMVRTAADYDAVSGAVEVTTLNSPEVASWRPVPAPEDGFPTHYLPYAHGNNAGYWRTAFDKVGGYDESLFGGDDVDISWRIQEAGLRLGHSADALVAYRLRTTYRDTWRQALNYGRGAVAVYAKHRSVGCPRLPFQATWFSIVLVVLHNPFIRLTRNRFPRGLWTLHAGVLVGRIQGSLRHRVYYG; encoded by the coding sequence ATGTCGGCGTCGGCCGTATCCGCGCGTAAGCCCGAGCTCGTCTCGGTCATCATTCCGGTGTTCAACGGACTTCCCGAGTTGGACGAACAACTCGCCGCTTTGGCCGAACAGGACTACCCGGGGCCCTATGAGGTCTTGGTCAGCGACAACGGCTCCAGCGACGGCTTGGCCGAACACATCGACGGACATCCGCTCACCGAGGCGTTGCGGCTGCGCTACGTGGACAGCTCCGCAACGCAAGGGCCGTCGTATGCGCGCAACAACGGAGCAGCGCTCGCCGATGGCGACTTCCTCGCCTTCGTAGATCAAGACGATCGGGTGCATCCGGGCTGGCTCAGCGCGATGGTCCGGACCGCCGCCGACTACGACGCGGTGAGCGGCGCCGTCGAAGTGACCACGCTCAACAGCCCGGAAGTCGCCAGCTGGCGACCGGTGCCCGCTCCCGAGGACGGGTTCCCCACCCACTATCTGCCGTACGCGCACGGCAACAACGCGGGCTACTGGCGCACGGCCTTCGACAAGGTCGGCGGCTACGACGAAAGCCTTTTCGGCGGCGACGACGTGGACATCAGCTGGCGCATCCAGGAGGCCGGGCTGCGTTTGGGCCACTCCGCGGACGCGCTCGTCGCGTACCGGCTGCGCACGACTTATCGCGACACCTGGCGGCAGGCGCTCAACTACGGGCGCGGTGCCGTCGCCGTGTACGCCAAACATCGCTCCGTCGGCTGCCCTCGGCTGCCGTTCCAAGCGACGTGGTTCTCGATAGTGCTTGTGGTGCTGCACAATCCGTTCATCCGACTCACCCGGAATCGATTCCCGCGCGGTTTGTGGACGCTGCATGCGGGGGTGCTCGTCGGACGGATCCAGGGCAGCCTGCGCCACCGCGTCTACTACGGGTAA